One region of Culex pipiens pallens isolate TS chromosome 2, TS_CPP_V2, whole genome shotgun sequence genomic DNA includes:
- the LOC120427689 gene encoding serine/threonine-protein kinase RIO3 encodes MTSPWAQIAAPTAVDLQEIMSEEFARGLQEQEHEQPSRPAKKVAPVQLPAPPPPEPVAGSSRAIDPGLLLDPFEEGPGPSSRCVEDVIPEDVLRAIEEADQKQLESDVAIAKLLQAQFDSEYDEQLKREENHRNKNSCVKISLKNYRMVPEELLYDEEDQAEVPVDPKADWDRFETNEKEEKTIPRVGYKVNEDGEMVTKHNQDISGRKNACKVMSFPPEFSTGDGAGFDMKLSNKVFNQLKSHSKKTTKKQHKAADRKENIATAEMGLDEPTRMILYKWINNQLLESIDGIISTGKEAVILHGETDPTNPNLEEDESYPKEVAIKVFSTTLNEFKQRDRYIKDDFRFAGRFSKQNARTVINMWAEKELHNLNRMKRIGIRCPEVVVLKKNILVMSFIGENLVPAPKLKEAVLNEAQLICAYEEMVEIMHKLYNEARLVHADLSEYNILWFDEQCWIIDVAQSVEPGHPGALEFLMRDCDNISTFFTKRGVSGVKSKEDLFFHVTGLDPLTHNATILERIHMKGQPAHVVSGIDDDTPEHFKPLEYPFDLAWQKVEKFKGSKKKHHQSGAHCKPEGNVANEFETCVPKEEQVSG; translated from the exons atgacctccccGTGGGCCCAGATCGCCGCTCCGACCGCAGTCGACCTACAGGAAATCATGTCCGAGGAGTTTGCCCGCGGTCTGCAGGAACAGGAACACGAGCAGCCGAGTCGTCCGGCGAAGAAGGTTGCTCCGGTGCAACTGCCAGCACCTCCACCACCGGAACCCGTCGCCGGAAGCTCGCGGGCGATAGATCCGGGATTGCTGTTGGATCCGTTCGAAGAGGG ACCGGGACCGTCCAGTCGATGCGTGGAGGACGTGATTCCGGAAGATGTGTTGAGGGCGATTGAGGAAGCCGATCAAAAGCAGCTGGAATCGGATGTGGCCATTGCGAAGCTGTTGCAGGCGCAGTTTGACTCCGAGTACGACGAGCAGTTGAAACGGGAAGAGAACCACCGGAACAAGAACTCGTGCGTGAAGATTTCGTTGAAAAACTATCGGATGGTCCCGGAAGAGTTGCTGTACGACGAGGAGGACCAGGCTGAGGTTCCGGTTGATCCGAAAGCGGACTGGGATCGGTTTGAGACGAACGAGAAGGAGGAGAAAACGATTCCGAGGGTCGGGTACAAGGTCAACGAGGACGGAGAAATGGTCACGAAGCACAACCAGGACATTTCCGGGCGGAAGAATGCGTGCAAGGTTATGTCATTTCCGCCGGAGTTTTCCACCGGGGACGGGGCAGGATTCGATATGAAGTTGTCGAATAAGGTTTTCAACCAACTCAAGTCGCACTCGAAGAAGACAACCAAAAAGCAGCACAAAGCGGCGGACCGGAAGGAGAACATCGCGACGGCGGAAATGGGTCTGGATGAACCGACGAGGATGATTCTGTACAAGTGGATCAACAATCAGCTGCTGGAATCGATCGACGGAATTATATCCACCGGGAAGGAAGCGGTTATTTTGCACGGTGAGACGGATCCGACCAACCCGAACCTGGAGGAAGACGAATCGTACCCAAAAGAGGTGGCAATCAAAGTGTTCAGCACGACGCTCAACGAGTTTAAGCAGCGTGATCGTTACATCAAAGACGACTTCCGGTTCGCGGGTCGATTCTCGAAGCAAAACGCCCGAACCGTCATCAACATGTGGGCCGAAAAGGAGTTGCACAACCTGAACCGCATGAAAAGGATCGGAATCCGGTGTCCGGAAGTGGTCGTGCTCAAGAAGAACATTCTGGTAATGTCCTTTATCGGGGAAAATCTGGTTCCGGCACCGAAGCTGAAGGAAGCCGTCCTGAACGAGGCGCAGCTGATTTGCGCGTACGAAGAAATGGTCGAAATTATGCACAAGCTGTACAATGAAGCGAGACTGGTTCACGCCGACTTGTCCGAGTACAACATCCTGTGGTTTGACGAGCAGTGCTGGATCATCGACGTGGCGCAGTCCGTTGAGCCGGGTCACCCGGGGGCGCTCGAGTTCCTGATGCGAGATTGCGACAACATTAGCACG TTCTTCACCAAACGAGGCGTCAGCGGCGTCAAGAGCAAAGAAGACCTTTTCTTCCATGTCACCGGTCTTGATCCACTTACCCACAACGCCACCATCCTGGAACGCATCCACATGAAGGGACAGCCGGCGCACGTCGTGTCCGGAATCGACGACGACACGCCGGAACACTTTAAGCCGCTCGAGTACCCGTTTGATTTGGCGTGGCAAAAGGTGGAAAAGTTCAAGGGAAGCAAAAAGAAGCACCATCAAAGTGGAGCGCACTGCAAACCAGAGGGAAATGTGGCCAACGAATTTGAGACTTGTGTGCCGAAAGAGGAGCAAGTGAGCGGTTGA
- the LOC120427690 gene encoding nucleoporin NUP42-like yields MVICTYYLNNNCRFGAKCNNDHIDLGAVIKSEVDVTLKGNQWPLSCFGPFKERMSVPNFIEDVCFEEVRMMYLEAKMQNNIAGHQLQLGQMITDAKQKMQWITSTNRDVMNVLIEIYNQPDDAGKAAAAGVAATANPFGAAPIGTGSTSVASSIFGGGASGGFGGSSFGGGSAASTSNIFGAAPNQTASSIFGGGTAANPAGTLGGNIFAKAAQPVAPSSNIFGQVQPQQQPQTGSVFGGAPTFGGTGGSLFASVPQPTAPIFGASVPTAAASSNPFAQPQPQAATGFGAAPPSQNLFASVAPAQPVSSNPFGGTFSAQPQPSPFGQAVPQQPQPTSGNLFLPVPTQQVAPAPVAQSPFGGAVAMPSPFGATPALAAATSAGNQFANLYSKMEDLTSEQLEAFKADRFELGKIPIVPPPKELCS; encoded by the exons ATGGTAATTTGCACATACTATCTAAACAATAATTGCCGCTTTGGTGCAAAATGCAACAATGATCACATCGACTTAGG AGCCGTTATAAAATCCGAGGTCGACGTGACGCTCAAGGGGAACCAATGGCCACTGTCGTGCTTTGGGCCGTTCAAGGAGCGAATGAGCGTGCCAAACTTCATCGAGGACGTGTGCTTTGAAGAGGTCCGCATGATGTATTTGGAGGCGAAAATGCAGAACAACATCGCCGGCCACCAACTCCAGCTGGGCCAGATGATAACCGATGCCAAGCAGAAGATGCAGTGGATTACGAGCACCAACCGGGATGTGATGAACGTGCTGATCGAGATCTACAACCAGCCGGATGATGCGGGGAAAGCGGCGGCGGCAGGGGTTGCGGCCACTGCGAATCCGTTTGGGGCAGCTCCGATTGGAACGGGGAGTACGAGTGTGGCGTCGAGTATTTTCGGGGGTGGAGCTTCCGGAGGATTTGGGGGGAGCTCGTTTGGCGGTGGATCAGCAGCGAGTACGAGCAATATCTTTGGCGCTGCTCCCAATCAAACGGCGTCGAGTATTTTCGGAGGCGGCACGGCGGCAAACCCGGCCGGAACTCTTGGAGGCAACATATTTGCGAAGGCGGCTCAACCAGTGGCGCCTAGTTCGAATATTTTTGGACAAGTGCAGCCGCAGCAGCAACCACAAACTGGAAGCGTTTTCGGTGGGGCGCCCACCTTTGGCGGAACGGGAGGATCTCTGTTCGCTTCCGTGCCTCAGCCGACGGCGCCGATCTTTGGTGCATCTGTTCCGACAGCAGCCGCATCGAGCAATCCTTTCGCCCAGCCCCAACCGCAAGCAGCGACAGGATTCGGAGCAGCTCCCCCAAGTCAGAACCTTTTTGCGAGTGTGGCCCCGGCCCAGCCCGTTTCAAGCAATCCGTTTGGCGGAACGTTTTCAGCTCAACCGCAGCCGTCTCCGTTTGGACAAGCGGTACCGCAGCAGCCTCAGCCCACATCCGGCAATTTGTTCCTTCCGGTACCAACCCAGCAGGTCGCACCCGCTCCGGTAGCTCAGTCACCGTTTGGCGGTGCCGTTGCGATGCCATCCCCGTTTGGAGCGACTCCTGCCCTGGCGGCGGCTACTTCTGCTGGCAATCAATTTGCCAATCTGTACAGCAAAATGGAAGATCTCACGTCGGAACAGCTGGAAGCGTTCAAGGCGGACCGGTTCGAGCTGGGCAAGATTCCGATCGTGCCACCACCGAAAGAGTTGTGTAGCTAA